Proteins found in one Paralichthys olivaceus isolate ysfri-2021 chromosome 19, ASM2471397v2, whole genome shotgun sequence genomic segment:
- the LOC109641210 gene encoding clavesin-2, with protein MTHLQAGLSPETLEKAKVELKENPETLHQDIQEVRDMIITRPDIGFLRTDDAFILRFLRARKFNHFEAFRLLAQYFEYRQQNLDMFKNLKATDPGIKQALKDGFPGVLSNLDRYGRKILVLFAANWDQSRYTFVDILRAILLSLESMIEDPELQVNGFILIIDWSNFTFKQASKLTPSMLRLAIEGLQDSFPARFGGIHFVNQPWYIHALYTVIRPFLKDKTRKRIFMHGNNLNSLHQLIHPEILPSELGGMMPPYDMGTWARTLLDHAYDEETDYCPESYTLSVQDLERDLEKNLSPKTMKRSQSVVEPGVLKRPDKVKSEEDNMQPLLSLD; from the exons ATGACTCACCTGCAGGCTGGCCTCTCTCCGGAGACCCTGGAGAAGGCCAAGGTGGAGCTGAAGGAGAACCCGGAGACTTTGCACCAGGACATCCAGGAGGTCCGGGACATGATCATCACCCGGCCGGACATCGGCTTCCTCAGGACAGACGACGCGTTCATCCTCAGGTTCCTGCGGGCGCGGAAGTTCAACCACTTCGAGGCGTTCCGGCTGCTGGCTCAGTATTTCGAGTACCGGCAGCAGAACCTGGACATGTTCAAGAACCTGAAAGCCACGGACCCCGGAATCAAGCAGGCCCTGAAGGATGGGTTCCCCGGGGTGCTCTCCAACCTGGACAGATACGGCAGAAAAATCCTGGTCCTGTTCGCAGCCAACTGGGACCAGAGCAG ATACACGTTCGTGGACATACTGAGGGCGATCCTGCTGTCGCTGGAGTCTATGATCGAAGATCCGGAGCTGCAGGTCAACggcttcatcctcatcatcgaCTGGAGTAACTTCACCTTCAAGCAGGCGTCCAAACTGACTCCCAGCATGTTGCGTCTGGCCATCGAGGGGCTGCAG GACAGTTTTCCTGCCAGATTTGGAGGAATCCACTTTGTGAACCAGCCGTGGTACATCCACGCTCTGTACACCGTCATCAGACCCTTCCTCAAAGACAAGACCAGGAAGAGG ATCTTCATGCACGGCAACAACCTGAACAGCCTCCATCAGCTGATCCACCCTGAGATCCTACCGTCGGAGCTCGGCGGTATGATGCCGCCGTACGATATGGGCACGTGGGCGCGGACGCTGCTGGACCACGCCTACGACGAGGAGACGGACTACTGTCCGGAGTCGTACACCCTGTCAGTGCAAGACCTGGAGAGAGACCTGGAGAAGAACCTGTCCCCGAAAACCATGAAGAG GTCTCAGTCGGTGGTGGAGCCCGGCGTCCTGAAACGACCGGACAAAGTCAAGAGCGAAGAGGACAACATGCAGCCGCTGCTCTCGCTGGACTAA